Part of the Zea mays cultivar B73 chromosome 4, Zm-B73-REFERENCE-NAM-5.0, whole genome shotgun sequence genome is shown below.
GGTAAGCCTTTCATCATGAACAATTTTTTACTACTGAAGTAACCTAATATTCTATTTGGTTTGTTGTGCACGTAGGTCTTATTCTACGGGCTACCTGCTATGGGATTTGACTAAAACACACATTTACCTTGCTTGTGGTGAGCTCTTTGGTGGGAAACGTTTGATGAAGCCATGTTTCCATGTTTAGAGAATCACATCACAGTCGGACCTGGAACTCTGGAAGAGAATACCTAAGGGCTAGCAGGATCAACAATTGATTACATGGTTTCTGTAATTTTTTGTACTGAACTGAATTTAAGCATTTATGTTATATTATAAAGTTCAATTTAGAAGGTAAAAACAAAATTGTTTTGTGCTAAACCATTGATGTGTGTTGTACCTTTTTTTTTGAAAATATAACAGAAATGCTGAAATTATAAAAGTGACAAAATTTCTGTTAAGCAATAGTAGTGACAGAATTATTTCAGATAATTTTGTCACTTCTGTTATACGTGTGATTCACGTATTTTTTTATAAATATAAAATACTTATAATTTCAACATTTCTGTTACATTTTAGTAAAATTGGGGTCTCAATTTCCCGCATAGTTGTTTTCTTCAGCTTATATATAATTGAATGTTGAGATGCACTTGCTCATCTCTGACAAATTATGCATTCTCTATGATCTTCATCCTTCCTCTAGAAGAATTTCTCATTGACAATTTCACCTGCCACCTGAAACGGAAACTGCCACCTCCGGTAATCAGGCTTCACTACATGTTTTAAATTATggtcttagaatgtcttgaattatCATTGGTTCATTACTCACGATACTACTGAAATATTACTCAGAAAATTCAAAATGTGTTCCTTTATTTTCATCGTCCAATATACCGTGCCATACCTGATACTTTGCACGTAAATAAACCAATGTATATCATGTATACGGAGATCCTTTTTGTCTCATTGAACCATAATCACAATGTTTCAACCATAATCTAGaaaaacattttccttttttgtcTCATTGAACCATAATCACAATGTTTCAGCCATAATCTAGAAAAAAAGTTTCCTGGGTTAGACTTAAGACTACGATCTTTCAATTTGCAAGGCAGTTTTCATAATGATTGAAAATTAATAGTGATAACACTTTTAATCTGCAACCAGTACAAAATGAACTTTTACTTAATATAAAGTCATGGTTGAATTAAGCAATTTTGAAGTCGTATCATATATAGCAACCAGATTTGTCTAATCCAGAACCAACTATTATTTTATCTtgtgtatatacatatataacctacaatatatatatataaacaattTGCTAAATTATCATTTATATTATGAAATGTGCATGTACAACTTGCTCAAATCAACATAATATTGTTATGACTTATATTACGGTTTTTTCTCACGCGCGCAAGGCGCGCGCCATTTACTAGTATATACTAGAGCGGAACCATCGCTCTGAGCAGTTGATCGAAGCTTCTTTTGCATGAAACATGTGTCTTGTGATTTATTGGTTTATGGCTTGTTCGGTTTGATGCTAATCCATTTGGGTTGGGTGGGATTGAGTCGATTTAAATTTATCGTAAGTCAGAATACATCTTAATACATCTCAATTTCCTTCAAATCACATGgaatgaaaataaccgaacaagttaATTGAAAATAGCAAATGAGAGGCTACTGCAATGCGTTGAACTTCAAAACAAAATCCATGTGGTTGGGTTGATAGCTCATCGGAATTCCCAAATCATTTGGCCAGCGTGAAAGAAATGCACAAGCAGTCAAGCAAAATATATTGTTATCAACTCCAAGCATTAGGTAGCCACCTAACGACGCTAGCTACGGTCGATCAGTTGTGAACGAACCTGGAAAAAAAATTCCTGTTATTAGGGCAGCAGAtgaagggcctgtttgtttaccccccagattatataatctggattaaataatcctcAGAGGCAAACAAACAATCTAGCTtatttgcccagattatataatctaaccccttggattatgataatccataagtaagtgaggaggtgcttatttcagattatttttttcccacttccccactaccctttcaagtttcctagaaattacccaccattgccattataatctaccgaatcgtttttgcgcctatCGGATCGGAGAAGCCCGCCGCCCAACAGAAACACGCCAgataatctgggtaaacaaacaggactactcagattatataatccaaattatataatctagattatataatcctccaaaaataatccagattatataatccattggggtaaacaaacaggcccgaaCTGTGGAATCACTGATGCCGCCGCTACAACAAGGCAATCCTACTTGTCTGGCTAGTTCAAACTCCCAAACATGAGCTATCCCTCGCAAAGGACGTTTGGTCAACAGCGATCCACGGTTGTAGTGGTGGAACGACGTGCTGGGTGTGACAGCACAGCACAGGTTTAGAGGCCCTTGTGTTGTGGTTTCCCAACTCCGAACCTCACTGAGCCGCTCTCAGCTTCTGAACCTACTACTGGCTTCATAAATGACTAGCTATATGTCCGTACGTTGCAACAGGGGACACTTGTATACACATAGGTCATTCTTTAGTGATATTATCAAGAATCAACTCAACAATCATAACAAATGTCGAAATGTGCCATTTTGAACGACCAAAATTTAGCTCAATGTAACTATTAATCGAAATAGACAAACTCTAAGTTGAATacatgatatgatgatataccaTGACCTCCATAGAATAATTTTACATTGTAGGGTCAAAATTATAAAAAGGAGATCCTAAGCCTATCGAAAGGAGACGGTGAGTTGTGACTATCAAAATTATTTTAGCTCACAAATATAACCCTCTTATCTTTTATGTTGTGGGGAAATATGTTTTGGCATGATTTCTACATTACTTACATAAAGACAAGTAATATGACAATATTCAACCCATCTAAAGATGGATCCTCTAAAAACAAGGTTTCCCTACATAGACCATGAGGCAACCATGTAATTTGTATTGAAGAGCGGCTGGCAATATTTAGATAAATAAATACATAATGTGTTGGACATAGCTAGTTAAATGATTAGGATGACATTTCACTATTAAAACCAACAAACAGTGCCATCTTTTGCATAGATCAAACAACCACGTCAGTTTGTTTAAGCAAATTGTTAACTActatgaatctacatgtgaggttcTCAACTATATAGTTTTGTGGACCGGGGACATGCTCGGTTGGGCGAACCATCGTGCTAACGTTGATGCCGGAGGAATTCAACAGAGCTTAGCTGACAGAAGAGATAAAGTACAATCCCAGTCAAGCACGACAGTCAACTCATCAGAGAACATTTTGCTGCCAATGAGGCCATCTTGAGGAGCGACTGTCACACTGAGACTACTGGCACCTTCGGTACAACGCTGCTAGTAAAACTTATTTCACCCTCCTATAGGAAAAGGAAGAAACAACATTCTTTCGTATAAGCAGACATAGAGTCAACATTCTTTCGCATAAAGTTATGAACCGATGGCAATGAACTATTCTAAAAATTGACTTGCTAATTTGCATATGGATATATATTTCATTATGATGTGAAAACAATTTGCAAGTATGCGTGATATGTTGTTTTACTAAACGACTTGACCAATCTATATTTTCGGTACAAAACGACTAGAAATTAGTTATCATAGTCATAATTGATATTAAACGCAAAGAAAATCATACAGAGCATCGAGGTAGCAAACTCACGTAAAAAGTATCATGGTTGGCCGGAACACGACCCAGTTTTAATTTTTCCCCTATTTTTTTTTAATAAAAGTCTATATTATACttgaatataaaatataaaacgaaAAATATATATGTCATGTTGGCTAGATAGATGTGAGTTTAAAGCAAATAATCATGGTTCAAATGCTATTGACATTTATATACTTGCAAGTTGCACGGCCGCGCACATGCAAGCTTTGTATGGAGCGGAGGCGTTTGCATGCACGACAGTTTAGTTGGTTGCACGCGCCAGTTTAGTTGCATACTTGCATGGGTGATACGTGTGCTAGGGATTGCATTTAGACTAGGGCCGGCACATGGCCACGCACTGGACGCTGCATGCGCGCAGGGTCTACATTAGTCTAGATAGTAgagaataaataaataaataacccATCGTTTTTACGCATTTCGGCGCTCCGGCGACGGGGACATGGCACTTCCGCGCGAGTGATGGGAAAGGAAAGAGAAAAATGACTCCGATCCGGTTTCTCTGGCGTGTCGACCGGTGAGGCGGACGGCCTCTCTGCCTGCCGCTTAGGCCTCCCTTTCGTTCCAACTTCCACCCCATCCGTAACGCGCGCAACGCAGACGGCGCTGATCAGACTGACTGAGACTGACTGACTTACACGCGCACAGGGACACGGTCTCGCCTCGCCTCCAGGATGATGTTCATACACAGAACGTCGGAGCGCCGGACACGCACGTTCTGGGACACCGTGAGCCGCTCCGGCGTGTTGTAGGGAGATCCGGAGGTGAGTTGGGAGCATCCGTGATGGATGTTGCATACCATTGCCGGTCGATCGCGTAGCCGGTGTGCCGGCGTGCGGGGGGACGCGTCGTGGTTGAGCCGCGGGCGTCACCAGACCAGACCCGTTCGTGGTGTCGAGGGATGGAATGGAATCGCGTGCTCGAGATGGCCATTGGCCAGGTCCCGCAAGATCGCGCCGTCCGCGCGCCCGACGCGGCGCGCCTAGACACGCGACGCGAGCGCCCGGTGCCCACGCGGGCCGTGGCCGCGACCGCGACCGGCGTGCACACGCCACGCCACCTCCTTATATACACCGCCTGTCCACGCCGTCCCCGTCTCACCACCCCACGCCGCCCCTTCCTCTTCCTCTCCTCTGCCTCGCTTTAGcttagccgccgccgccgccactacGCGCTCTCGCGGTCCGTGTTGTCGCCTCGATCTGCCCACGATGGCGTCCCGCGCCGCAGCGCTGctcgtggccgtggccgtggcggCAGTGCTGTTCGCCGCGGCGTCGGCGCAGGAGACGGACCTGGGAGTGCCGCCCGCGCCGGCGCCCGTCACGGGCGCGGCAGCGGGGGCCGCGGCGTCGGCCCTGGATGTGGCTTGCTCTGTCGTCTTATCCGTCCTCGTCGCCGGTGGCCTCATGCAGTAGGCGCTGCCGTGGACGTGCCGGTTCGCTGCTGAACCGGGGTTGGGTTGGACCCTGTTCGTTTTCGTCTTAGCTAGCACTAGAAGTAGCGGTGATGGGGTGTGTGTGGTTGTGTCCCTGTCCCTGGTGGCCGTTGCGATCTGtgggcgtgttcggctggctgcaagccgacactgttgcagctgtttggattgctgcagctgcaatccatagagagaaaaatactgtagaagccgcagccgcagccggattgcagccgcagcaagccgcagcgaacaagctgtGTGTGTGCTATTATCGCTTATTCTTTTGTACCATATACGTACCCACATACTGCATTGTTCGTATGTATACCTTGTGTGGAGAGGCGCCTGTTCTATGAATAAACACGATGGATCTCGTTCGTCATTAGGCTTGCTGGCCTCCATGTTCTGTTCATTTGCGTCGTAAACCTTCCTAACATTATCCGCAAATGGAAAAAAAAGAACTTCTTCCTAACACTACGGTTCAGCGATACCTTTCTGCAGACCAAGGTCCGATGTCCTGTACAGGTGCGTTGGTGACCAAAAATAGAGGACGACGAAATATTTGCCGTGCTAAATACCCATAGGCGTTTTTAACCGAGCTTAGCTCCACGCGCCGTAGCAGGCGAGCATCTCTCTGCAGAACGAGATAAGACTTCTCCAGTCTTCGATTACAGAGCATTTCCATGAACTCGGTTGGAACTTCCAAGGCCGAATTCTCTAACAGCTGGGCTGGAAAAACGAGTAGACATGCTGCAGCAAACGAGGGTCACCAGTGTACTAGCGAGCATAAAGTTTAGTTTGGTCACAACCTAGCTTCCAGTCTTGTTCAATGTGGTTTGCTGTGGTTTAATCCGTCCGTGATAGCGGCTGCAGTTTTTATAGTATTTTGTCTCTATAAAATTATAGTAGACGTGAACATTCGGCAAAAGATAAGAAACTTCAGAAGTTACTGCCTGCCTTTCATGATATTTCAATGTTCATTGCAAAGCCAAAACCAGGACTGCCTACCTCGTCAACGAACTCCAATCAACTCAGCTTGTTGAAAGGTAGGCAACGACTACTATGCAAGCAATGCTTCTGTGCAAACATGCAAGTAAACCATCTGATCCATTAGATTACGATTCAACCACAGATACAACCATGGTTTGTTAGGGGTTTTTTTATAAATATTATTGAGCTGGCAGTGGAAgagtttaagtgttaaatgtgacTTACGGTTGGACTAATACCTAATGGATCGGATGGTTTCCTTGCACACTTGTACAGAAGGACTGCTTGCATAGCAGTCGTTGCCATGTTTAAATACAACGAACTAGGAGAAGTGGGAAATAAAGAGGGACTTTCTTTTTCAGTAAGCGAGGCAAAAAAAAAAGTTTCAAAAATTTGTAAAGGAAGCTTGGTAGGTTACAGAGTCTGGCAGTAGCCGCACTTGCATCGTCAGCATCATGGTGATTCTCAAATCTCAACAAAACGTATTCCAAACAACGAAATTACAGGTCTGGAAACAATGTCAAGAGCGTCGGCCCCTAGGGTAGCTGGCCCTCGACTACGGTGATTGTAGTCTCGGTCTGTCTTCTCCGACAAGGGGAGCACCCTGCCGCAGGTTTGCTGGAATTGGAGAGAGAAGATTGGATAGATAACAAattgcttgatttattccctactgccatgcggcttataaatagccctaggGCTAATCAACTTCTgctacaaactctcaactaatcctactttctttaacttatctgctgctaaccaactctccacaattctctcatctcaatcttattctctagccttatcctagCCGGCTAATCAGCCCCTGGCTGTTGGCGCCTGGCCTGCCTGTTCGGTCGCCCTGCGCACGTCGCGGGCGCGCCTACGCCTGCTGTAGGTGTGGCCCcacatgacatctctccccccctcgagacccagctcgtcctcgagctaaaAGTCGGGGTACTTGCCGCGGAATGAGTCCAAGTCCTCACACAttgctagggatgaaaacggtcggaaacggtcggtaaacactaaaaccattatcgttttcatattttttatcggaaacaaaatcgaaaacggtaactccggaaacggaaacaatatcggtatttcggaaacatcggaaacgaaagtttggtgcggaaaatacaccggtaacggttgaaatctaaaatacgatcggtaaacatatcaaacttcacaataaaacaaaattgataaaacatcacaaataccacaagttcacaattcatgcatgatataacaagttcacaatataataagttcacaaggatcacaaatttataatataaaaagtttacaaagatcacaagttcacaatataacaagttcacagtataacaagtttataaagatcacaagttcacaattcacaatatccactcgatttagttgacatggcatgcttactcatgaaatattttttcctcacataaaggGTTTTTTCACAGCCTCATAGGAAAACACTAAAATCTTGTGTGTGGAAAAGACAGACGGTCGActctctatcattatatattactaatacataacatgtgcatagaaaatggtggatttgttcgagagaccaaatcgttaatctcaactgccttccaacaccatctaaccccaaaaaaaatcttaaagcgtccaaaaaatacaaaataagtaatccttatccaGAGATGTACAAGCGATGCGAAAAAATCACATGCTGAAAAATTCcgaaaaaattccgagacacaattccggaaaTTTCCGAGACATAAATCCGataatttccgacaaaaaccggtaaccgatggaaacggtcggtaaaacaccacgccgattccgataccgattccgatagaaaattccgaaaaccgattccgttttcgaaaaataccgttaccgatgaatccgatcgaaaaatttcgaaatcggtttccggaattcCGAAAAATTCTGAAACCGATTTCATCCCTACACATTGCGGATGCAGCAGATTGGCCCTTCCAATGGACAAGCACTTGACGGATGCCGCGAGCCATGCGGGCGCGTACGACTTGGTCTGATTCCGGCTCCACCGCGCCATGATGAATGTTGGGCAGCGGTGGCGGAGTTGCTGGGGGTACCCACCCACTTATTCAAGAGGCCCTCATGAAAGACGTCATGGAGCTTGGCCCGAGGGGGGGCTCCAGGAGAACAGCGACGTTGTTGATGAGCTCGGAGATGTGGTAGGGCTCGAAGTACCGTGACTGCAGCTTGCCTTGGACCGTCGGGGACAAGGATGCAACTGGGTGGTGTCGAAGGCGAAGCAGGACCCAGTCGCCCACTTCGTAGGAGGCCTAGCGGTGGTGTTTGTCATAGTGGAGCTTCTTAACAGCTTGTGCTTGCTTCAATCTATACCGCACATCCGCCAAGAACTCTTCCCGTTCTTCCATTGTCTTGGCCATAGTGGCTACGCGCGTATCCCTAGGCTCATATGACCAGATGGACGGAGGATCCCGGCCATAGACCACTCGAAATGGCGTGTTGCGTAGGGACGACTGGTAAGCAGTGTTGTAGGTGTACTCTGCCCATGGTAACCATCAGAGCCATTGGTGGGGGCGATTACCTATAAAACAACGGAGGTACATGATAATAACACGGTTAGCAGCCTCCGTTTGGTCGTCGGATTGTGGATGGAATGCCGACGTCATGTGCAGCTTGACATTCATGAGCCGCATCAACTCCTTCCAGAATGTAGAGGTGAACACGGGGTCCCGGTCGGACACCATGAACTAAATCACCCCGTGTAGGCGGACAATTTCGGTGAAGAACGCCCGTGCCATAGATTCCGCCGAATAAGGATGGGCGAGCGGAATGAAGTGGCAGTACTTGCTGAAGCGATCCACCACCATGAGGATTACTGACTTGCCGCGAAACCGTGGCAGCGCCTCCACGAAGTCCAGGCCAATGTCCGCCCAGACAACTGTCGGAACAGGTAATGGATGAAGAAGGCCCACTGGATTTAGGTGCTCTGATTTGTATCTTTGGCATGTGGCGCAGGCGCGCACCAAATCTTGAACAATGCGACGCATGTCGGGAAAGTGAAAGTCCCGGTGAAGCCGGTGCAAGGTGCGCTGCACCCCTTCGTGGTCGTCCTCATGtaccgccgccaccatctcctacAGGAGCGGAGATGCTGGTGGCACGTACAGCCGCCCGTCATAGGTCACCAAATCGTCGGTGAGGGCCCATGGAGCCGCTCGAGATCCAGCAGCCAACTCCTCGCGGAGAGCTACCAGCGGTGGGTCAGTGGCCTGAACGTCATGGAGACGTGTGATGAAGTCGAAGCGCGGCGCGGAGACAGCTAGAACCGCGCCGCcgttagtgaaagtcgcctagagggggtgaatagggcgaatctgaattttacaaactttaagcacaactacaaccaagggttagcgttagaattaaaatcgagtccgaaagagagggcgaaaacaaatcacaagcaaataaagagtgtgacacagtgatttgttttaccgaggttcggttcttgcaaacctactccccgttgaggtggtcacaaagaccgggtctctttcaaccctttccctctctcaaacggtcacctagaccgagtgagcctttctcttcaatcaaatgggacactaagtccactacaaggaccaccacaacttggtgtctcttgttttgattacaagtgaattgagcacaagaaagaaggaagaagaaaatgaaagggaaatgtgcccttgggccatttctaagtattttggtgattcagtgtccaacacaagtggtcatgtgttaatctatgccaaatgatggacaaagtgaaaatcaacacaaaggtatgtttctaagtcttagtactttgttttaaggactaatgtattgtgtctaagtactggaaacaggagaaatcaatttggaaaagggatggctttgttcagccaaagacagttcagtctgggagcaccggactgtccgatggtgcaccggacagtgtctggtgcgccaggctggctctggcaaactggctgctctcgggtttcgtcggtggcgtacggttataaatcaccggactgtccggtgtgcaccggactgtccggtgagccaacggtcggccgagccaacggtcggccgcgtaatccgtgcgtgacgcgtggccgggccagcggtctgaatggggcaccggactgtccggtgtgcaccggacagtgtctgatgcgccaacggctccaaatcgccaacggtcggctgcgccaaaataggaaagaaatccgcaccggacagtgtccggtggtgcaccggactgtccggtgcgccaggcgacagaaggcaagaattgccttcctggaatgctctcaacggctcctagctgccttggggctataaaaggaacccctaggcgcatggaggaggacaccaagcattctctaagcattcctaagcaccaagactccaattccgcgcatttgattctttgtgataacaactagagctccatttgagtagagaactctccgggttgtgttgtgagcttgagttgtgacttgtgtgcgtactgttgctctgattttgtgtcttgtgtgtgttgctcatcccatccttacttccgtgattctttgtgttaatcaaattgtaagggcgagaggctccaagttgtggagattcctcgcaagcgggatatagtgaaacaaagcaaaacatcgtggtattcaagtgggtctttggaccgcttgagaggggttgagtgcaaccctcgtccgttgggatgccacaacgtggagtaggcaagtgttggacttggccgaaccacgggataaaccactgtgcctctttgtgttgatctccttgtggttattgtgttttgcaagaactcctctctagccacttggctttattgtgcaaactcctaatcaagttttgtggcattaagtttcaagtttttacaggatcacctattcacccccctctcagaaaagcaatccaagcgcaagagctcaaatgaacacaagtctctctctcatgagtcactatttgattggaatggtcttttgacttgggagaggatttgatctctttgcttgtgtcttgtattgaatgctatagctcttgtaaagtgtttgaaggctgaaaacttggatgccatgaatggtgggtggttgggggtatttatagccccaaccaccaaactagttgtttggtggaggctgctgtcgcatggcgcaccggacagtccggtgcgccaccggacactgtcctgtgtgCTAGCCAcgccacccgaccgttagggttcgaccgttggagcttctgtcttctgggccaccggacagtccggtggtgcaccggacaggtcctgtagactgtctggtgcgccttctggcgcgtgcctgacttttgcgtgcactgtagcgcatttaatgctgttgtAGGCGACCGTTAGcgctgtagtagccgttactccgctggcacaccggacaatccgatgctacaccggacagtccggtgaattatagcggagtggctcctagaattcctgaaggtggcaagttcagactggaatcccctggtgcaccggacactgtccggtggtgcaccggacactgtttggtggcacaccggacagtccggtgtgccagaccagggcacactttggttgtcttttgctctctttgtttgaaccc
Proteins encoded:
- the LOC100277807 gene encoding uncharacterized protein LOC100277807, producing MGCVWLCPCPWWPLRSVGVFGWLQADTVAAVWIAAAAIHREKNTVEAAAAAGLQPQQAAANKLCVCYYRLFFCTIYVPTYCIVRMYTLCGEAPVL